From the genome of Spodoptera frugiperda isolate SF20-4 chromosome 7, AGI-APGP_CSIRO_Sfru_2.0, whole genome shotgun sequence:
GATGGCCCGTTAATAATTGCTCGAAGCTTTTACACGAGCAAGCATCTCTCATTTCTAATAATATCAAATTTGCGGTTGTCAAGGAAAAATTTATCGACTAAGAGTCTAAAAGTCTTTGAGAAAAATGATATCTGATACCCCCGAATCACCATAAATGATGACTTGTTTATGATTTCTTCAGAGATTTGTGTCTTTGTGTTATAATTTTGCGAAAGTTTCGCTTCTTTTGTTCTTAAATGAAGTGCCATCTTCAATATTTGGTGGTTCGGTAATAAATTATGAAGGCTCAGCTTTGGAATTTTAATGTTCGTTCAAGATGAGACAATGGTCCGTATTTTAATAACGTTTTCGAGACgttattcaaatttaatttgaataaagaactataataataaaaacgttacTGCTTTCTGTTATCTTTTGGCAATTTATTTGTGACGTGGAATTAATTAGGCATACTGCCGACGACGCGATGTCGAGACAATTAtcaatcgttttatttttgcttcAACATTTTCTTGTTACTAGTAGAacaatgatacaataatttgcTCTTATATGTTCTCTGTTATAGATTCAtataaggtttttatttttaaagataaccATCGCTTGCAACCTGTATTCAATTATATCCCCTCACACAAACTGAATTTTGCAGATGTCGatgacataaaacaaaaaactaaattaacataaataacacGAATACTTcggaaaaaataaaagtaggaCCAAtggtaatttttaaattatcgaTAACGAACTCGTTCAACAAGACATGCGTGCTATTGAAATGGAAATTTTACATTGTATTTGATAGCAGACAATTTATTGTGAAAAAcataaaagattatttaatgGCATTCATTTATTTGTATCAAATTAAGCTCTATGATACTCGTAACAAGGTCCTAATTAGGTTCGTactcaaatttaaataaagtgtcTTCAAGACTCGAATGAATATTTTGCTTATGGTACCCAATTGTTGgtccgcatcatcgcttacgaCTAGGTGAGTTAATGGCCAAACGTCGAtcgatcaaataaaaaaagaaactatatgacaaacagtatttatttaatacattgttATTTCAAGTCATAATCTTCAATAATCATATCAGCAGCTTTATAAGCTATCATCATTACAGACGCCTGGGTGAAATCTCTGATATTGTTCGGCATAGCACTGGCGTCACAAACACGTAATTTCTTGACACCATTTACTCGAAGCTTTGAATCTAAAACAGTGCCCATAGCACAAGTACCAACAAAGTAATGTGCTGTATCTGAAGTTTCAACAGCATGACACTTCCAATATTCCATAGTACCTCTCTCTAGACCATCACAAGCCTTCAACTTAGGATCGACAAATTCACCATCAACCGCCTTGAAGTATGTAGTATTCACTATACGATTAAAGTCAGCCAAATAAGTTGCATGTTTCTCTATATCTATCGGATTCGAATAATAACCTGGGATGATCAAAGGATAGTCTTGAGGGTCTGCACTGTTCAGGAGAATCTCTCCTCGCGATAAAGGGTTCAAGTAAGTAATGAATGTCAAGAATATTTCTTTGCCATCAGCGCCTTCGTTAAATGAATCGCAAAATGTGTCGTCGAAACTAAAGAAGAATGCGCATATGGCTAAGAATGTTAAACTGTCTCCAAAGTGTGCGTTAATTGTTTGATAGTCTGGGTAGCATTGGGTTTTGTTTAAAGCAGGATAGCCAACAAATACTACATACGGATATTTATTAGGATCGCCGAGACTGTGTGCATGAGAACTTTTTGTCATCTTGTAAACCAACATACTGTTGACGTGGTCTTGGAAGTTTTTACCTACAGGCAAATCAGATATCACTGTGATATTCTTAGCTTCCAATTCTTCTTTCGGTCCGATACCCGAAAGCATCAGTAGATGCGGTGACTTGATATTACCAGCTGTAACTATAACctctttttttgctcgaacggtaattatttcattgttttccGTCAATATTTCTACGCCAACCGCAGTTTTATTATCATCGAAAACAATTTTGGTAGCTAACGTGTTTATAAGCAAGTGTAACTTTTTGTTATGCTTGAGAGGTCTTAAGTACTTTTGAGCAGTCGTT
Proteins encoded in this window:
- the LOC118265751 gene encoding ecdysone oxidase-like, yielding MNSSSVVSYITQVENVFRLLSLLNLTAYEWPKQACVKDGSTFDFIVVGGGTAGCLLASRLVETGRASVLLIEAGTYPPLESDMAGLFPYLKDSKYDWNFTSTKDGISEKYHRGNVIHMSQGKMLGGSSSLGFGCYGRGYPHDFNNWADITNDPNWSYKSVLRSFQKIEKLIDERILKVKNYYGTKGRIEITKEYYKRNRPYFDALEEMGYKYHLDINPDHPTGFTNVMFSIGDELRQTTAQKYLRPLKHNKKLHLLINTLATKIVFDDNKTAVGVEILTENNEIITVRAKKEVIVTAGNIKSPHLLMLSGIGPKEELEAKNITVISDLPVGKNFQDHVNSMLVYKMTKSSHAHSLGDPNKYPYVVFVGYPALNKTQCYPDYQTINAHFGDSLTFLAICAFFFSFDDTFCDSFNEGADGKEIFLTFITYLNPLSRGEILLNSADPQDYPLIIPGYYSNPIDIEKHATYLADFNRIVNTTYFKAVDGEFVDPKLKACDGLERGTMEYWKCHAVETSDTAHYFVGTCAMGTVLDSKLRVNGVKKLRVCDASAMPNNIRDFTQASVMMIAYKAADMIIEDYDLK